In Pseudomonas poae, a single genomic region encodes these proteins:
- a CDS encoding undecaprenyl-diphosphate phosphatase, producing the protein MDFWTAIQALILGVVEGLTEFLPISSTGHQIIVADLIGFGGERFEAFNIIIQLGAILAVVWEFRRKILDVVIGLPTQRKAQRFTVNLIIAVLPAVVLGVIFADLIKHYLFNPITVAAALVVGGIIMLWAERRQHRTHAETVDEITWKDAIKIGFAQCLAMIPGTSRSGATIIGGLLFGLSRKTATEFSFFLAMPTMVGAAVYSGYKYRHLFQPDDLPVFAIGFVTSFIFAMIAVKALLKFIASHSYAAFAWYRIAFGLVILATWQFGWIDWTAIKP; encoded by the coding sequence ATGGATTTTTGGACCGCCATACAGGCATTGATTCTTGGCGTGGTGGAGGGGCTCACCGAGTTCCTGCCGATCTCCAGCACCGGCCACCAGATCATCGTTGCCGACTTGATCGGGTTCGGCGGCGAGCGCTTCGAGGCGTTTAACATCATTATCCAACTGGGTGCGATTCTCGCGGTGGTCTGGGAGTTTCGCCGCAAGATCCTGGACGTGGTCATCGGCTTGCCGACCCAGCGCAAGGCCCAGCGCTTCACGGTTAACCTGATCATCGCGGTGTTGCCGGCAGTGGTGCTGGGGGTGATTTTCGCCGACCTGATCAAGCATTACCTGTTCAACCCGATCACCGTGGCTGCGGCGCTGGTGGTGGGCGGCATCATCATGCTGTGGGCCGAACGTCGCCAGCACCGGACGCACGCTGAAACCGTCGACGAGATCACCTGGAAAGATGCAATCAAGATCGGCTTTGCCCAGTGCCTTGCGATGATTCCGGGCACTTCGCGTTCCGGCGCGACGATCATCGGCGGCCTGCTGTTTGGCCTGTCGCGCAAGACCGCCACCGAGTTCTCGTTCTTCCTGGCCATGCCGACCATGGTCGGTGCGGCGGTGTATTCGGGCTACAAGTACCGCCACTTGTTCCAGCCGGATGACCTGCCGGTGTTTGCCATCGGTTTTGTCACCTCGTTCATCTTCGCGATGATCGCAGTCAAGGCCTTGCTCAAGTTCATCGCCAGCCACAGCTATGCAGCGTTTGCCTGGTACCGGATCGCGTTCGGTTTGGTGATCTTGGCCACGTGGCAGTTTGGCTGGATCGACTGGACTGCGATCAAGCCATGA
- a CDS encoding N-acetylglucosamine-6-sulfatase: MKVVVLAGPESSGKSWLAAELHQHFGGLMVGEYVRYFIDHHQRDTCLADIPDIARGQLAWEDAARAEQPNLLILDTHLLTNKLWSQTLFGDYPAWLDSELLARHYDLHLLLSPDDVEWTADGQRCQPELTDRQAFFQASLDWMQQHQQPALVIRGHWEERRAVAFAAVEQLLADTLQVGIHP; this comes from the coding sequence ATGAAGGTGGTGGTGCTGGCAGGCCCTGAGTCCAGTGGCAAAAGCTGGTTGGCGGCTGAGTTGCATCAGCACTTTGGTGGGTTGATGGTGGGCGAATACGTGCGCTACTTCATCGACCACCATCAACGCGACACCTGCCTGGCCGACATCCCGGACATCGCCCGTGGCCAACTCGCCTGGGAAGACGCCGCTCGCGCCGAGCAGCCCAACCTGCTGATCCTCGACACCCACCTGCTGACCAACAAGCTGTGGAGCCAGACCCTGTTCGGCGACTACCCCGCGTGGCTGGACAGCGAACTGCTGGCCCGCCATTACGACCTGCACCTGCTGTTGTCACCCGACGATGTGGAATGGACTGCCGATGGCCAGCGTTGCCAGCCAGAACTCACCGATCGCCAAGCGTTTTTCCAGGCCAGCCTGGACTGGATGCAACAGCATCAACAACCGGCCCTGGTGATTCGCGGCCATTGGGAAGAACGCCGGGCTGTAGCGTTTGCAGCAGTCGAGCAGCTACTCGCCGACACGCTCCAGGTTGGCATTCACCCGTAG
- a CDS encoding nicotinamide riboside transporter PnuC: MSGLELFAAALGVIAVWLTVKQNPWCWPIGLVMVLLYTWVFYDVKLYSDMLLQVVYAALQVYGWWQWTRAGEVKQGRQVTSLGWPAIMTSLAVGAVGSLLLGAAMAYWTDAAQPWLDAALTGFSLVAQMWMAQKRVQCWPLWIAVDVIFVGLFLYKGLYLTAALYALFTVIAVQGWREWRADPALQP, from the coding sequence ATGTCCGGGCTTGAACTGTTCGCCGCTGCCCTGGGGGTGATCGCTGTCTGGCTGACGGTCAAGCAAAACCCCTGGTGCTGGCCCATCGGCCTGGTGATGGTGTTGCTGTACACCTGGGTGTTTTATGACGTGAAGCTCTATTCGGACATGCTGTTGCAGGTGGTCTACGCCGCGCTGCAAGTGTATGGCTGGTGGCAATGGACCCGCGCAGGCGAGGTCAAGCAAGGCCGCCAGGTCACGAGCCTGGGCTGGCCTGCGATCATGACCAGCCTGGCAGTGGGCGCCGTCGGCAGCCTGTTGCTCGGCGCGGCCATGGCGTACTGGACCGACGCAGCCCAACCGTGGCTCGACGCGGCCCTCACTGGCTTCAGCCTGGTGGCACAAATGTGGATGGCGCAAAAACGCGTGCAATGCTGGCCGCTGTGGATTGCCGTAGATGTGATCTTCGTCGGGCTGTTCCTCTACAAAGGCCTCTACCTCACCGCCGCGCTCTACGCGCTGTTCACCGTGATCGCCGTGCAAGGCTGGCGTGAATGGCGTGCCGACCCGGCGTTGCAGCCATGA
- a CDS encoding FMN-dependent NADH-azoreductase — MKLLHIDSSILGDNSASRQLSAGVVKAWQAAEPGVQVTYRDVAAEGINHFSGATLGALGTPAEQRSAAQQQEAELSAKTLAEFLAADAVVIAAPMYNFTIPTQLKAWIDRIAVAGQTFRYTEAGPEGLCGNKKVIIVSTSGGLHAGQATGVAHEDYLKVLLGFLGITDIEFVRAHGLAYGDEFRTKSLSDANVLINEQLFAAA, encoded by the coding sequence ATGAAACTGTTGCATATCGATTCCAGCATCCTCGGCGACAACTCGGCTTCCCGTCAGCTCAGCGCGGGCGTAGTGAAGGCTTGGCAAGCGGCTGAGCCGGGTGTGCAAGTGACCTACCGCGACGTGGCCGCCGAAGGCATCAACCACTTTTCCGGCGCGACCCTGGGCGCCCTGGGTACTCCGGCTGAACAGCGCAGCGCTGCGCAGCAGCAAGAAGCCGAGCTGAGTGCCAAGACCCTGGCCGAATTCCTCGCCGCCGATGCCGTGGTTATTGCTGCGCCGATGTACAACTTCACCATTCCAACCCAATTGAAAGCCTGGATCGACCGCATCGCTGTTGCCGGCCAAACCTTCCGCTACACCGAAGCCGGCCCGGAAGGCCTGTGCGGTAACAAGAAAGTCATCATCGTGTCGACGTCGGGCGGCCTGCACGCCGGCCAAGCCACCGGTGTGGCCCATGAAGACTACTTGAAAGTGCTGCTGGGCTTCCTTGGCATCACCGATATCGAATTTGTGCGTGCCCACGGCCTCGCATACGGCGATGAGTTCCGCACCAAGTCCCTGAGCGACGCCAACGTACTCATCAACGAACAACTGTTCGCGGCCGCGTAA
- a CDS encoding DUF1294 domain-containing protein — translation MSIQYPRLKTAIFVLLCAAPLTGSVLVWLRGETIIPLAAYGVVSLIAFFLYWSDKRKAQTDRWRTPENILHAVELAGGWPGALIAQQVFRHKTRKVSYQVLFWVIVLLHEVFWLDQLFLGGTLLSVL, via the coding sequence ATGAGCATCCAGTACCCACGCTTGAAAACGGCGATCTTTGTGCTGCTGTGCGCTGCGCCGCTGACGGGGTCGGTATTGGTGTGGCTGCGCGGTGAGACCATCATTCCGTTGGCGGCCTATGGGGTGGTCAGCCTGATAGCGTTCTTCCTGTATTGGAGCGACAAGCGCAAGGCGCAGACTGACCGCTGGCGCACCCCGGAAAACATCCTGCACGCCGTGGAGTTGGCGGGCGGTTGGCCGGGGGCGTTGATTGCCCAGCAGGTGTTCCGGCACAAGACGCGCAAGGTGTCTTACCAGGTGCTGTTCTGGGTGATTGTGCTGTTGCATGAGGTGTTCTGGCTCGACCAGTTATTCCTCGGCGGTACCCTGTTGTCAGTCCTCTAG
- a CDS encoding MmcQ/YjbR family DNA-binding protein, protein MKMTEDQVARFCLSLPGAREDYKWGGVRVFSIAGNKMFALQGLRGDSLAFKVDKELFLGHVDRPGIHPAPYLARAQWIIMDTPYPLGAEELRGLLQRSHQLVVSKLPKRTQIGLLLED, encoded by the coding sequence ATGAAAATGACCGAAGACCAAGTCGCCCGTTTCTGCCTGAGCCTGCCGGGCGCGCGCGAAGACTATAAGTGGGGCGGCGTACGTGTGTTCTCGATTGCCGGCAACAAGATGTTTGCCCTGCAGGGCCTGCGCGGCGATTCGCTGGCGTTCAAGGTCGACAAGGAGCTGTTCCTGGGCCACGTGGACCGCCCAGGCATCCACCCGGCGCCCTACTTGGCACGCGCGCAGTGGATCATCATGGACACGCCCTACCCGCTGGGCGCTGAGGAGTTGCGTGGCCTGCTGCAGCGCTCCCACCAGTTGGTGGTGAGCAAACTGCCCAAGCGCACGCAGATCGGTTTATTGCTAGAGGACTGA